The DNA segment GAGATTGGGAGGTTACCGGAAAAGAATCCGATCCCAAAACCCTTAGGATCCTTTCCGAACTCATTGATTTTGAATTCCAAAAAGTTACAGGGGGAGTTTATCTCGGAAAAGAAAACTCTCTCTCCTCCGCCAAAAAACAAAGATCCAATTTTTTATTGTTTGGGACTTTTGAGTGGAAAGAGAAGGGGATCGAATTCACTCCCCGCTTAAGTTCTGTCGAACAAAAATCCACTTACTCTGGTAAATCAGTTTTTCTCCCTTATGAAGAACGTGGAAAATTAGTTTCTCTTATGTATCAGTCTCTTTCTCATCTTTTCGATGAAACCATTCGTTTGCACCGTTTGATCAAACGGACACCTGAATGGAAATTTCCTTCCGAGGAAGAATTTTTGTCAGAGTCTGAGTTTGTTAGGTTATCCGAATATGATCCTAAGTCATCCTATGAGGAAAAAAACTCTCTTTTGAAAACTTTGGATTTTTCTTCTGAGTATTTGCAGTTCATAAAGATCGGACTCAGTTTAGAAAAAAAGACGGAGGATTCATTCAAAGAAATTTGGCGCAGTGTAGATGGGAATTTCAATCTTTCCACCTATACGAAGTTCTACGTTGCAAAAAACATTGCAGAGTTCTATTTTACAAAAAAAGAATTTAGCAAAGCCATTGAATATGCAACTGCTGCTAGAAAAGAGAGAGAATCTCTAAAATCTATATTTCACAGTGATTATGCCGACACCATTTCCTTACTGGGGAAGGCACTTGTCCTTGATGGAAAAAAAGAAGAAGCAGTTTATTATTTAACGTCAGCACGAAAACTCTATGAAACCTTGGGATTACTCAAAGATCCAAGTTCCGTTGAAAATTCCTATTTTTATGGCCTTCTTCTTTATGATCTGACTCAAGCAGAACTTGCTTCTTATGAATTGTCCTCCATCCGAGGAGAGGTTTTCGAAGGACCTGATCAGGTGTATTTGGATTTTAATTTGGCGAAGGTATACTATGATTTAGGTCGTTATGATGCCGCTTTGTCTTTGTTAAAAGACCAAAGGCAAATCATAATGAATGAAAGTTTAGCCAATCATGACATCGCTCTGTATTCCTATAATTTATATGCTGCTACTCTTTACAAATCTGGAAAATGGAGTGTCGCAAAATCGGTTTGGGAATCCATTGTGAATGCCAAATCCACCTATGGAATTGAAGAAAAACCTTATCATCGGTTTGCACTTTTTAACTTGGCAGTCCTATCTAAACTTCGCAACAATCCAGAACAAACAGAAACTTATTACAAACAATATGTAAGACTTTCGCCTTATGGACAAATTGTGGACTTACCTTCCGCAGATCGTTTTGAAATCGGAAAGACCATATATCCTTATACTTGGGATAAACCAAATCCTAATTCTTTTACAGACTTAGAAGAAAGGACAATTAGGTCGTATACTGGCCGTTATTTGTTCAATGGACAGGATGAAGAAATCAGAGCAAGGACTTATGAAAATAGGTTAGAAGATACCAATCTGTTTTTAGATGATTTGCTAAATGCAAAGGCCTTTCTATCGAAACCCATGTCAGCCCTTCGCAAAACCTTGTTTGGTGATCTGAAACGATTTGAAAAAGGAAACCAAATTGTATTTTTTGATATTGGTCCTGCTTTAAATCATCCCGAATATCCTGGTGTTACTTCTCTTGCCGTAGCCAAACATTTTTCTGGAATGGAAGTTGTATTATGGGAGTTACCTGGGGAAGTGGATTTATTTTTAAAGAAAGTAAAACCTGAATTAAAAGATAGGCTTTATGCTTTTCCAAACATTCGGATTCTTTCTGCTGATGGAGTGGGTGAGTTCCAGTCTGTATATCCAGACCCCAAAAATTGGATTTTGAGAAATCGACCAATTCCCAATCTAAAGGGAAAAACCATCATCATTCGTGCGGCTAACTCAATTGATATCTATGAGCCTTATACAAAAATACTTCCTCATTTTCAAAACATTGGAAGCGAACTAAAAGACAATCCGATCCTTTATTTTTTCAATAGAAGTATCCTCTTAAAACCTGCTGGAAAAGAAAAATTCATTCTCATCGGGAACCAATCCATTAGAGGATTTCACCATAACTTTCAAAGTTTGGATCGTAATGGAGAACCTCCTTATTCCATCCTTCCGTTTACTGTCAGCGAGGAAGTTAACCAATGAATTTATTTGAAACAGAATTTCTTTTTTGTATCCTGTCCGGTCTCTTTTTGTTCCATACGCTTAGCAGAATTTCCGAAGAGGGAAAACGTAATGATTTAATTTTCCATTGGATTTTCATTACTGTCTTTGGATTTTTAATCACTGAAGGTATAAAAAAATGGGGAATTCGTTCGGAAATTTGGAATACAGATTCTGTATTTGCCTACATTACAAAAACAAATCTGCTTTTATTTCTTTGTCATTCCTCATTGGAAGAAAGATGGTTTTCTTTCCAACCATTTAGAAGGTTTTTTGTTTCGATTTTTTTATTTTTGTTTTGGGTGGGAGTTCTATTTGGAATTCATTTCTTTCAAACCACAATCCTTGCCCAAGACAATACATTG comes from the Leptospira bourretii genome and includes:
- a CDS encoding tetratricopeptide repeat protein; translation: MSRFQKNTLLTFSLLAFVAYAPLYYSIRNAIKKETLLVTYDSPETVSYFSLGDWEVTGKESDPKTLRILSELIDFEFQKVTGGVYLGKENSLSSAKKQRSNFLLFGTFEWKEKGIEFTPRLSSVEQKSTYSGKSVFLPYEERGKLVSLMYQSLSHLFDETIRLHRLIKRTPEWKFPSEEEFLSESEFVRLSEYDPKSSYEEKNSLLKTLDFSSEYLQFIKIGLSLEKKTEDSFKEIWRSVDGNFNLSTYTKFYVAKNIAEFYFTKKEFSKAIEYATAARKERESLKSIFHSDYADTISLLGKALVLDGKKEEAVYYLTSARKLYETLGLLKDPSSVENSYFYGLLLYDLTQAELASYELSSIRGEVFEGPDQVYLDFNLAKVYYDLGRYDAALSLLKDQRQIIMNESLANHDIALYSYNLYAATLYKSGKWSVAKSVWESIVNAKSTYGIEEKPYHRFALFNLAVLSKLRNNPEQTETYYKQYVRLSPYGQIVDLPSADRFEIGKTIYPYTWDKPNPNSFTDLEERTIRSYTGRYLFNGQDEEIRARTYENRLEDTNLFLDDLLNAKAFLSKPMSALRKTLFGDLKRFEKGNQIVFFDIGPALNHPEYPGVTSLAVAKHFSGMEVVLWELPGEVDLFLKKVKPELKDRLYAFPNIRILSADGVGEFQSVYPDPKNWILRNRPIPNLKGKTIIIRAANSIDIYEPYTKILPHFQNIGSELKDNPILYFFNRSILLKPAGKEKFILIGNQSIRGFHHNFQSLDRNGEPPYSILPFTVSEEVNQ